Proteins from one Telopea speciosissima isolate NSW1024214 ecotype Mountain lineage chromosome 1, Tspe_v1, whole genome shotgun sequence genomic window:
- the LOC122667473 gene encoding luc7-like protein 3 isoform X3, whose amino-acid sequence MLWLIRPLEFWLLQVFPLSFEKSPRHDSYVPKFEAELAQFCEKLVLDLDRKVRRGRDRLAQEVEVTPSAPILSEKPEQLSVLEENIKNLLEQVETLGEAGKVDEAEALMRKVEILNTEKTILTQQPQNEKVLMHTQEKKMALCEICGSFLIANDAAERTQSHVTGKQHIGYGMVRDFINEFKAAKEKTREEERLAREKEEEEQKKQEKEKEDESRGRGRSSGERNRYHGRDRDGERDRYRERERSRDWSGRENRDGRRGDSKHNNYRDGRDGGRDRYRDRNGNVDMPRERGRGRSRSRSPLTHGHRRSSRSPIRQ is encoded by the exons TTTTGAGAAGTCCCCCAGACATGACTCTTATGTGCCCAAGTTTGAAGCTGAACTTGCTCAGTTTTGCGAGAAACTG GTCCTAGACTTGGATAGAAAGGTTAGGCGTGGTCGGGATCGCCTGGCCCAGGAGGTCGAAGTTACTCCCTCTGCTCCAATCTTGAGTGAGAAGCCTGAGCAGCTATCTGTGCTGGAAGAGAATATAAAGAATTTGTTGGAGCAAGtagagacccttggtgaagcaGGCAAGGTGGATGAAGCTGAGGCACTCATGAGGAAG GTTGAGATACTGAATACTGAGAAGACAATCTTGACTCAACAACCACAGAATGAGAAAGTCTTGATGCATACACAGGAGAAAAAGATGGCATTGTGTGAGATATGTGGTTCTTTCCTTATAGCAAATGATGCTGCAGAGAGAACACAATCTCATGTGACAGGAAAGCAGCATATTGGTTATGGCATGGTCCGGGACTTCATTAACGAGTTTAAG GCGGCTAAGGAGAAAACGAGGGAAGAGGAAAGACTagcaagggagaaagaagaagaagaacagaaaaagcaggaaaaggaaaaggaagatgagAGTAGAGGTAGAGgaaggagttcaggagagagaaataggTACCATGGTCGGGACCGAGACGGAGAGCGGGATAGATACCGAGAACGGGAAAGATCTCGAGATTGGAGTGGCAGGGAAAACCGAGATGGGCGGAGGGGGGATTCTAAGCACAACAATTACCGGGATGGAAGAGATGGGGGAAGAGACAGATACCGTGACAGAAATGGAAATGTGGATATGCCAAGAGAAAGGGGTCGGGGTAGGAGCAGATCACGTTCCCCGCTTACGCATGGTCACAGGAGATCTTCAAGAAGTCCAATCCGCCAATAG